GGCGTTCCAGTGCCTTACTGCTCCACCGCGGGCACATCGCTTGATGCGCGAGCGGGCAGGCCGCGTAGCAGCGTGTCGAGGAAGAGATCGAATCGGGGTGCGTCGACGCCGAGGTCACGGGTCGACTGCTGAATTCCCAGCCATTGGATTCGTTGCCGCAGCAGTATCGGGAATCTGGTTCGTCTCGACAGAACTGCGTTCCGTGGCCCCGCCGATCGATCTGCGGCTGGTCAGCAGTCAGGCGCTGGCCGCAACCAATACCGCTACCCTCGTGATCAGCGTGGGCATGTTCGCCGCGGTGACGTTGATCCCGCAGTTCACCCAGACCCCACGACAGGTCGGTTACGGGTTCGGCGCGACCGCAGGCGAGACCGGGCTGTTCATGGTGTCGGTGGCGGCGTGCCCGTCCGAACACCGATGAACGACCTACTTCCGGCTCGGCATGCGCCTGGGTGAGCCCGAGATGCCGACGCTGCTGGTCGCCCCGTCACCGGCCCGGGTTCTACTTCCGGGTCATTGCCGAAGGGCGTAGCGCAGAGAAGCTCTGCCCGAAGCGGACCACGCCGGGTCGGAGGCCGATAGTCGGCCGGGACGAAGGAGCGTGGTCCGAGGGGCTCGGCCGTCGCGTCGGAATGTGGTTACAGCTTCACGCCGCCGAGTTCGACCGGCACAGACAGCGGGCCGATCGTGAAGAAGGACGGCGAGTAGGGAATGTCGTTCGGGTCGATCGCGAGGCTGAGTTCCGGCAGCCGCCGGTACAGCGAGGCGAGCGCGAGCCGGCCCTCCAGGCGGGCCAACCCGGCGCCGATGCAGTACCGCGGCCCATGGCCGAAGCCGAGATGTCCGGCCTGCTGCTTTCGGGTGATGTCGAACTGGTTCGCGGTCTCGCCGTACTCTGTCGGGTCGATGCCACACACCTGGTAAGCCACGCCGACCGCGTTGCCCTTGGGAATGGCCACCCCCGCGACGGTCACGTCCGTCAGCGTGAACCGCCAACTGGTCATCATGACCGAATGACGGTATCGCACAGTCTCTTCGACCACGTCGGCCCAGCGGTCCTCGGCCTTGGCCAGCTCGAGCTGATCGGGGTGCTGAGACAACGCCAAGATGGCATATCCGAGCAGGTGGACCGTGGTCTCGTGGCCGGCGACCAGCATGATCCACAGGACGGCGACCAGTTCTTCGGTGGTGAGCTTGTCGTCCTCGTCGCGGGCCTGCACCAGGCCTGTGGTGAGGTCGTCGCCGGGCTCCCGATGCTTGCGCTCCGCCAGTTCATGCAGGTACGCCATGAGGGCGTTCTGGGTCGCGAACGCCTCCTCGGGAGGAGTGGTGTGCGCCAGGAGAGTGGCGGTCCAATGCCGCAGCCGAGCCCGTTCCGGCTCCGGCACCCCGAACAGTTCGCAGATCACCGCCATCGGCAGCGCTTCGGTGAAGGTGGGTACCAGGTCGACCCCATCGCCGGCGGCCACCACCTGATCCAGCAATTCGTCGATGATCGCTTGGATCCGGGGCTCCAACGCTTGCACGCGGCCTGGAGTGAACGCCTTGCTGATCAAGCCACGAAGACGGCGATGGTCGTCGCCATCCTTGGTGGACAGGTGGTCGCCCTGCACGATGGCACGCAGTGGCCAGTCCTCCGGAATCGCTCCGTTGTGCAGGGCAGGCCAGTGCTTCGGGTCTCTGGCGAACGTCTTGTTGTCGCCGGCGAGAATCTCGCGGACAGCGTTGTGGGTCACTGCCAGGTAGGCGGGCACGCCGCCGGGGAACTCCACCTCGACCACGGGCGCGATCTCCCGGAGCCGGATACAAGTGTCGAGTAGATCCTCGTTCGCGGCTGGGAATGCGGGCAGGCTAGTTGTCATGGAATTTCCCTTCAGCGCGTCAGCCCCCCAGCCGTCGTGGAGGTCGTGCACGAGTATCACGCCGAGCGGGCCCGGCAGGCCGTTCTACTGACGGATCCTGCCTACAACCTGAAGTCGAGTGTCACAAAACCAAAGTCGAGGGGACTGTCCGCGCCAGTGCGATACGGCGCGCAGGTGCGCGGACTCCAGGATCGGATGTCGGTGGGCGGGGATACGCTGTGCCGCACAGAGCCGGAACCGAGTCAGGGGGTTGTCGCGTGACGGTCAGCGCGGGGGTTACACGCGGGAAGACGGCTGCCGAGGACACCGATCCCGAGCTGCTCGATCTGCAGGACGACATCTCATTCGGGCTCGAAGAGGTCAACGAGGTGCTCGCCGAGCTGATCGCGATGCAGGCCGAACGCAAAGCCAAGGACGGAGAACTGCTGGCCGCTCGGCTCGGGGTCCGCGGCGAGAAGCCCGAAACTCTGGCCCGGATAGGCGCGCGCTACGACCTGTCCCGCGACCGGGTACGGCAGCTGCACACCAAGGCGGTCGGCCAGATGATCCGGATGGCGCCGTTGACCGGGCACCGGGCCCCCGCTGTGCTCTGCGCGCGGTACCCGCTGGACGCCATGGATCGGCAGTTGGTACGGGCGCTGCTGGTGGAGACGTACACGACCGACACCGACATCGCCGCCACCGAGCTGTCGTACCTGAAGCTGCGGCTGGCCGGGCACGCGGCGGAGGACGCGAAGCGGATCGCCGGGTTCGTGGCCCAGCGGATCGCGGCATGGCAGAAGAAGACGAACCGGCGCCTCGCCAAGCTGCGCGACGCCGAGCCGCGCGCGACCAGTCAGCTCAATCCCTGGCTGGCACAGGTCGATTGGCCAGGAACGGACGCCGCCGCGGTGCCCACGTCCTGCGCGCGCACGGTGGACGGCGACGACGACGGACGCGGGCGCTTCTACCTGGACAAGGTCGGACGCGACGTGCCGTTCGACTCCGGCCTGGAGGCCCGGCTGCTGTGGATCCTCAACGCGAGCGATCTGGTCGAGACGTTTCAGGAGCAGCCCGCCGCGGTCGGCTACGACCTCGACGGTGCGGAGCGCGTCCTCTACCCGACCATCGTCGCCCGCCTCACCGACGGCCGGGTGGTGCTCATCGATGTCGAGCCGCTCGGCCATGTCGCTTTCCACGTCAACCTGGTGAAAGCGGCGGCCGGTCGCGCCTACGCGCACGCCAATGGGTGGGGGTGGCTGGTCTGGACGGGAAGCAGGATCGGCATCCCCGACCTGCTCGCGCGCCCGGTCGCCACGGCAACCGAGAGCATGCTGCGCGATCTGGTCGCGCGTGGTCCGCTGCACTGGACCGCACTGCGCGAGGTGCGCGGGGCGACCGGGCTGGAACTGCTGGACTTCCTCACGGTGGTGCTGCGCAACGACTGGCGGTGGGACCGCGCGCCGTTCCGGCTCAGCGCACCACCATCGCCCCGGCCACGAACGTGATGATCAGCAGCATCGCGCAGCAGGTGACCAACTGCCAGTGACCGATGGTCTGCTGGAGGTTGACGATGGTGCTGCGCAGGGCATTGTCCACCCGGTGATGGTCGGCGATCTTGCGGCGAGCCGCGGCGAGGGCCTCAGCCCGCTCCTGCGCGGCTTGCTCCGCGCGTTCCAGCCGCGTGGTGAGCTTCGCCAAGTGCTTCTGCCTGTCCCGCAACGTTTTCCGGGTCACCGCCAGTGCGGTTCGCTGGTTGACCAGCTCCTGGCGCTGCCGGGCAATGACGGTGGCCTGTGTTCTCGTGTGGTGCTCCCAATCGGTCACGGTGGCCCAGCCTCCTGTCCTCTCATCCCGATAGCCCCAGACGATGTCGCCGCGCACCCATCCCTCGATGAAGTCACGCAGCTCGAACGGCTCACGCCGCGGCGCCGCCATCGCGTGTTCGGTGTCCAATACGCCCGTGATCGCGCGGTAGTCGCAGCCGGCGGGCTCGAAGTCCGCGATGCCCAGCGCGTGCAGGTACGGCACCCAGTAGCCGGGAGGACACAGCCACAGCACGTCCGCGCAACCGGCGGCGCGCAGTCGCGCGGTGTGCTCTTGTGCGAGCGCGCGTTCCAACGGCCCGCCGCGCACCTCGATCGCGTACTCCCTATCACCTGTGCGCCAGTAGACGTCCACCGGTAACGTCCCGATCCGCCGGTCCACCTCGGCTTCGTCGGCGCCATAGGCGAGCAGCCTGCCGCACAGCCAGTACTTCAGCCGCTGCATATCCCACTGCGCGGCGGTACATTCCGGGCACTTGCACGCGTAGCCGACCGACGACCCGCGAACTCGGCCCGGTCCGTCCCCGATACCCAATTCGGCGAGCATCGCTCTGCGCCCACAGGCGATGTCCGCCCGCTGCTTCGTTCTCACGCGACCACTCCCCGCACAAACCACCGCAGGCCTGGCGACCCACGCCATCAAGAGTGCGTCAGACTTCGCTAACTCGCCAGCCCCCTTGACCCCGCGCTCGGGTGCGCCACGCACGATGGCTTTCGGTGGAGTGGGCGATGTACGCTGCGGCACAAGGAGTTTCATAATGCCATGCGATCCCGCAAAACGCGCTGGTATCGGCGGATTCACAGTGCCGCCATCCGCTGCTGATCGCCCGCTTCGGCCGGATCTGCACACCCCCATCGTGGGCGAGGCGATCCTGCAGGACAATGGCAGACCGGCCGGGCGGCACTGCTCCGGACAAACGGGATCGCGGTGCCGTCCGCCTGCATGGACCGAAGTCCGTGCGAATACGCTGCTTTGATCAGGTCAACGGATCGGTGCACCGCCGATTCTTCGCGAACCGCGGATGACCGATGGGGCGGATAGAATCGTCCGGCCGAGTGGCGAGCTGGGCCTATACGGGGAAGTGGGTATTGGATGGAGCACGGTCAGCAGACCGGTGAGTCGATCGGCGCGATGTTATCGAGTATCGCGGCGACCCTCCGAGAGGTCAGCGACAAGCTGGACGCGGTGGCGGCGCGGATGGACGGTGCGCCCGCCGTGGCGGACGAGCAGACCATCGAAAGCCGGTTGGCCAAGCTGGAGGCGTGGGCTTTCCATGCCGGCCAGGACATTTCCGGCATCGATACCAGGGTGGAGCGCCTGGAGTCCGGCGAGGGCACGCCCTTCGGAGATCGCGAGAGCGTGGACGAGCGCCCGGCGCCCGTACCTCGGGCAGCCGCCGGTCGACGCGGCGCAGGACAGCGGGAGCGCCACGCCGCACCAGCCCAGGCTTCCGGGTCGGGCGAATCGCGCGAAAGCTCGCGCGGGCACCGAAACGGCGTGCCTCGACAGAACACACCGCGCGAGTCGGTTCACCTGGCGGAGGAGCTGAACTCCGCGCCGCCGTCGGGCTTCACCCCGCCCCGCGAACCCGTGGTGACCGCGCTGGAACCGAACGCCACTTCCGGGCAGAGCTTCACCGCCCCCGCCCCCAACTTCACCGCACACACCCCGCGCGAACCCGCGCCCAACTTCACCGCGCCGATATCTCGCGAACCCGCGCTCGACTTGCCGACGGCTCGGGAACCGATCACCGCGCAGCAGGAGTCGCTCACCGCACCGCGTGAACCCGTCGCGACGCCGCAGCCCTCCCCGTCCCGAGAGAATCCCGCGTACGAGAGCATCATCGCCTCCGTCGACGACGCCTCCCCGGACGGGAACCACGGCCGTTCCGAGAACGGGACCACTCCTGACGTGCACGCCACCGGGCTCACGGGCGCGCACCGCGCCACCGACGAAGACCGTATGCCGGTCGAGAACTCCCATGTGGACAAGCTGCAGGCCATGCTCGACGAACTCAAGCGGACCGCCGCCACTCCGCTCAGCCGTTCCGATATCTTCGGACCGCCTGCGGGCGACCCGGACTCGACCGGCTACCAGTCCGACCGCACCGACCCGCCGCGCAGGTCCAATGACTACCGGCTCTCCAGCCCACCGCCGGTATCCTGATCGGTTCTACCGCGCCGCTGTTTCTGCGGCCGGACCGCGGCGGCCGACCGCAGCAGGATCTCTTGAACGAGATCGCGCAGCCAGCGATGACCGCCGTCGGCACTGTTACGCGGATGCCACGCCATCCCGATCGCGACCTCAGGCAGCGGTAGCGGGATCTCGAACGCGCGCAGCCCGAGCGCGGGTAGCGCGGAGGCGCTGAGCAGGGCGGGCGCCGGACAGACCAGGTCGCTGCCGCGCACGGCGAACAGCGCACTGGTCAGGTTCGGCACGGTGGCCACCACACGCCGAGTGCGGCCGTGCAGGGCAAGACGGTCGTCGATCGGTCCGTGCGCTCGGCCGTTGCGCGAGATGCTCAGATGCCGTGCCGCGGCGTAGGCGGCGACGGTGACGCGATCGGTAACCAGCAGATGGTCGGCCGCGGCCACACCGATCACCCGGTCGGCGAGCACCCTGCGCACCGTGGTCTCCGGGTCGGCGTGATCGATCACGCCGACCTCGAGGTCGACGCGTCCGTCGCGCAGAGCCGAGGTGCCCTCGAGGCTGTCGGGCAGGAACCGCAGCGTCACGCCGGGCGCCTGCGCCCGCGCCGCGGACAGCAGGGGCGCGGCCAGTTCGGTGAGCACCATGTCGCCCGCCTGGAGAGCGAAGGTCCGCCTCAGCGCCGACGGATCGGGGTCGCCACGCGGTGCCAGCAGCGAACGTCCCTGCTCGACCAGGGTGCTGACCTCGTAGCGCAACTCCAGCGCGCGGGGGGTCGGCACCAGCGATCTGCCCGCGCGCACGAGCAGCGGATCGCCAAGCGCACCGCGCAGCCGGGTCAGGGTCCGGCTCATCGCGGGCGGCGAGGTATGCAGGCGCTGCGCGGCCAGGGTGACGCTGTTGGTGTCCAGGAGCGCGTCGAGGGCTACGAGCAGGTTCATATCCAGCGCTTCCACCCATGGATTATCACCAATGCAATGATTGGTTACCGACATTGCAGTCGTGACAATCCAGGGCGAGTCGCAATGTTGCTGTGGGCGTCGTGTCGCTCTCGCCTCAGATGATTCCCGGCTCGTCGTCGCTACTCCCCACTGCCCGGTCCCCCCGAACACAGACGCCGCACACGCAGTCCGGAAATCGACGTAGCCATCCCGACAACGGATACGCCGAGGCCGGTGCATGTCGCGGTGAACGACCGCCTCGGGTGGGACAACGGCGGGTCGGATCCCGCTTCCTGGACAATCCTGTGGAGCGTGTACGACGCGTCGACCTACGCGCTGCTGGGCGCGACCGAGGCAGGCCGCGGCCCAATCACCATCATCTCCACGGCCGACGGCGCGAGCACGGTGGCGAGCAATCTTCCAGCCGCCACCGTGAGCGTAGTCGAGCGCGGCGCGGTGTCAGCGGCTTCGGCACCGATTGCGGCGAGCACCGTTCGCCCGCCCAGCCGGGGCGCACAGCCGCGCATCTGCCGCCTATCGGCTGACCCGGCCGCTCTCCTCTTCGCTCGCCAACAGCTCCGCCTCAATCGGAAACCGTCGCGGCGCGGTCGGTCCGGTACCCGCCTTCGACCGGTTCAAGCCGCGGTAGGACTCCGGCTTCACCCTCCGGAACCATTGGGCGAGCCGCGTCCGGCGAGGCAGGCGGAACTGCAGGTCAGCGAGCATCTCGTCGATGTTCTGGATGGCGAACGGAGTGATCGCCGTGCCGTGCGCGTGGTGGCCGTTGGCGCGTTCCTCCATCCAGCGCAGGCGGGTGTCGATCTGCTCGTTCAGCTGCTGGGCGGGCGGCAGAGCGAGCCTGCCGGTGAGCAGCGCGGCGGTCCAGTGCGCGGCGACCTCGGCGTTGAGCGTGCTGATCACCGACGAGTTGTAGCCTGCGAAGGTCAGATTCGGCACATCCAGCGGCAGGATCTGGCGGTGCAGACGGAAGTTGCCGCGCTCGTCGGTCAGTCTGCGCTGCACGTACGGGGTGAGGAAGGGAACCCGCTGGTGGAAACCGGTGGCACACACTACGACGTCCGCCTGTAGCACCTGCCCGGTGGACAATCGCACCGCGGGAGCCGCCTTGGGGCCGCCGCCCAGCTCGGCGATAGTGGTGTCGCGGTGCACCACGACCCGTCCGTTGGCGACCTGCTCGTAGAAGCCCTCGGTGGCGAGGCTGATGGTGCTCTCGGCGATCTCCTCGACACGGCCGCTGGGCACGAGACCGAGTTCGCGGAGACGCATCTGCTTGGTGGCCAGCTCCTGGATCAGGTCGAAGTTACTGATCCGCACCGATTCGCCGGGACCGGTCAGAAACCGGTCCATCCGGCCGGGCCGGAGGTAGTGGAAGTGCGACTCGCCGAAACGGGTCAGCATCAGGTGCTCGAAGTCGATCACCCGGGCCAGCGTGCGCGGCACCTTCCAGAACAGCCGCCGGGCCACTACCGAGGTGGACGCCGCGACATCGCTCACCGCGGTCGCGATGTCGCACGCGGACTTCCCGTAGCCGACCACGACGACCGACTTGCCGCGCACCGATTCCAGATCGAGAAATTCCGACGCGTGCACCAACCGCCCGCCAGCCGCGCCGAATAAGTCCGCGCCGCGATAATCCGGCATCGCCGGATCGCTGAACACACCGTTGGCGATCACCAGGTGGTCGCACGAGGTCCGGTGAATTCCGCCCTCGTCGCGAATTTCCAGCAACCACCCGCTGTCCACCGGATCCGCGGCGACCACCTCGGTCTGCAGACGCAGATGCTCGGTCAGCCCGAAGCGCGCGGCGTAGGCGGCAAGATATGCCTGCATCTGCTGTCCGTCCAGCACACGCGGATAGTCCGCAGGCATCGGGAAGTCGGAGAAGTGATAGGTGTCCTTGGAGTTCTGCGTCCGCAGGCCCGGGTATCGCCGGGTCACACTCCACACGCCACCGACATCGGGTGTGCGGTCGAACACTTCGACCGGAAAACCCTCCTGTTTCAGCACTTTCGCGCAGGCGAGACCTGCGATACCCGCACCCACGATCGCGACGCGGCTTCCGCTTGTCATGCGCAGGAGACTACGTCGCCGACGCCGCGCAGCAAAGTCGGGTCGGCCGAAACAGCGCTTCAGCGTATTGCGGGCGACTCGTGAAAGCCACCCGCAGATCGAGCAGACCGCGGATCAGGATGCTTGCCCGCAGCGCAGGTCCGCGTCGTCCACGGCCGGCCTCGGCCACCGGTGGCAGCGCCAACCGAGTCGCCGCGAAGGGCGGTCGGAGCGTCCATCCGACCGCCGCTGTCGATCGCCGGCGCCCCGTTCCGCACGCGCCTCCGCCGCGGGCCCGCTACCCTGCGCAGATGAGTTCGATCGCGCCCGTCCTGCGGGGCGCCCGGATCGCGAACTCGTTCGCATTCGGCCTGCAGGGCTTCTTCTTCGCCGTCGTGCTTACCGAACTGCCGCAGCAGAAGGAGCGTTTCGGCCTGTCGGACGGGCTGATCGTCGGCTCGGTGGTGCTGGTCTCGCTGCTGGCGGGCGGCGGCAGCATGGCGGCCGAGCGGCTGGCACTGCATCGGTCGAGCCGTGACACACTACGCATCGGCCTGTTACTCGTCGCGCTCACCGGCACGATGACGGCGTTCGCGCCGAACACGGCCGTGCTGCTGATCGCGCTGGGCTGCTACGGGATCGCGCTAGGCATCGTCGACGCGAGCACGAATATGCAGGCGGTGTTCATCCAGCACGGGTACGGAACGTTCATCCTGTCCTCGTTCTACGCGGCGTGGAGCGCGGGATCGATCACCGGGGCGCTGTTCGTGTCCGGGTGTGAGGCGCTGGATGTGACGCTACGCGAATCGCTGCTCATGGCGGCCGGGATCGTGCTCGTGGCCGGGTTGCCGCTCGGTCCGCGACTGCTTGCCGCGCGAGACGCGGAGACGAGTCCCGCCGAGACGGTCACCACCGGCGATAGAACCGTCGCGGTGCACGCCTATCTGGCATTCGGCATCGCGATGGCGCTGGTCTTCGCCATCGACCTCGCGGTAGGCAACTGGTCGGCACTGTATCTCACCGACGACCTGCTCGCCGATTCCGCGACCGCGGCGCTCGCGCTGGCCGCCTATCAGGGCACGTCGCTGATCGCGCGGCTGGGCGGCGACCCACTGGTCCGCCGCTTCGGCCCGCGGCGGGTGGTGCGAATCGCAGCGAGCGTCGGCGTGCTGGGACTGGCGATCGTGGTGGCCGCGCCGGGGCCGGTGGTCGCGATCTTCGGATTCCTCGTCGCGGGCATCGGCATGCCGGTGATCGCGCCGCTGTGCTTCAGTGCGGCCGGACAGCTCACCAGCGGCAGCGCACTCGACGCGCTGATCGCGCGCCTCAACTTGTTCAACTACGCGGGAACCCTGGTCGGCGGCGGCGTGGTCGGCGCCGTCGCGGCCGCCTTCGGACACCGCGCAGGGTTCATGGTCCCCCTGTTTTTCGCCGCCGCACTGATCGTGCTCGCCCGCATGTTCCTTTCTCACCACGAGGAGGGCGAACTTCCCGCACCCGCGGAGGAACATGCTCTACTGGACGAATGAGCAACATCCCAGTCACCGTCGACCGGGCCGGGCTGTGGGACGCGGAGGCCCTCAGTGACGTTGCGGCCGCGACCTTTCCACTCTCGTGTCCGCCGGACGCGACGCCCGAGGACATCGAGATCTTCCTGACCGACGTGCTGTCGGGGGAACGCTTCGGCGAGTATCTGAGCGATCCGGCACGGATTGTGCTCAAGGCGATCGCGGGCGACGACATCGTCGGCTACGCAATGCTCGTGGCTGCCGATCCCGCAGATCCGGCGGTGGCCCAGGCGGTCGGCCTGCATCCGGTGGTGGAGATCAGCAAGATGTACGTACTGCCCGGCCACCACGGTACCGGGGTGTCGACCGCGCTCATGCGGGCCGCACTGGACCGGGCGAAGGAGGACGACTATCCCGGCCTGTGGCTCGGCGTCAACCAGGAGAACCTCCAGGCGCGGCGCTTCTACGCCAAATACGGATTCACGACGGTCGGCACCAGGACGTTCACTGTCGGCGCGCAGCTGCACCACGACTACGTGATGCGCCTGGTCTTCTGAGCCGAGTTCACCGAACGAAATCCACAAGGGCGGCGTGGAAGGCGGGAGCCAGCACAGCCATCAGGTGATCGCCGGGCACCACGCTGAGTGCGCCATTCGGCAGGGCCGCCGCGAGGCGCTCGGGTTCGGCCGCAAACGGGTCGTGGTCACCCGCCAGTACGAGTGCGGGCACGGTGATGCCGGACAGGCTCATGATCGGGCGGTCGTCGAGGCCGGTCACCACCGCCCGGATGGCGTCCAGGTCGGCATGCACGGCATCGGCGAGCACACGGAACATCATCGCTTTCGTCGGCGCACCCGCGCCGTCGCCGCGCATCGCCGCCTGCAGTTCGGGCGGGTCGACGACGCGGCGATCGACACCACCGCAGTCCAGGACGCCCGACCCGATGCCGCCGATCACCAGGCGCCGCACCCGTTCGTCGGCCGCGGCTACCAGCAACGAGATCACCCCGCCCATCGAGTACCCCACCTGCACAACGCGATCGAAGCCCAACTCGTCGTAGAGTGCGCGCACGTCGCGCGCCATCGCGTCCCACGAGTAGCGCGCCGCCTCGTGCGGCTTGTCGGAACGGCCGTGCCCGCGCGCGTCCAGTGACACCACGGTGTGCCCGGCAGCCCGCAATGCGCCGACCACCCCGGTGCTCATCCAGTTCGCGTTGGTGTCGGCGACCACGCCGTGCTGAAGGACGACCGGAACGCCCTCGCCCTCCCACACCCGGTAGTTGAGCTCCAGCCCGTCCCATGTCTCGAACGTCGCCATGCCCGGATCGTAGCGGGCCCAGACGAAGGATTGACATGTTCTAGATGTTCAGTATTTACTGAACCAATCGTTCCTATTGAACAACCTCCAGGAGGGATCATGACCGCCGCGATCCGCACGGAAGGTCTGACCAAGCACTACGGCAAGCACATCGCGCTGACCGACCTGAA
The DNA window shown above is from Nocardia sp. NBC_01730 and carries:
- a CDS encoding cytochrome P450 family protein, encoding MTTSLPAFPAANEDLLDTCIRLREIAPVVEVEFPGGVPAYLAVTHNAVREILAGDNKTFARDPKHWPALHNGAIPEDWPLRAIVQGDHLSTKDGDDHRRLRGLISKAFTPGRVQALEPRIQAIIDELLDQVVAAGDGVDLVPTFTEALPMAVICELFGVPEPERARLRHWTATLLAHTTPPEEAFATQNALMAYLHELAERKHREPGDDLTTGLVQARDEDDKLTTEELVAVLWIMLVAGHETTVHLLGYAILALSQHPDQLELAKAEDRWADVVEETVRYRHSVMMTSWRFTLTDVTVAGVAIPKGNAVGVAYQVCGIDPTEYGETANQFDITRKQQAGHLGFGHGPRYCIGAGLARLEGRLALASLYRRLPELSLAIDPNDIPYSPSFFTIGPLSVPVELGGVKL
- a CDS encoding sigma factor-like helix-turn-helix DNA-binding protein, with amino-acid sequence MTVSAGVTRGKTAAEDTDPELLDLQDDISFGLEEVNEVLAELIAMQAERKAKDGELLAARLGVRGEKPETLARIGARYDLSRDRVRQLHTKAVGQMIRMAPLTGHRAPAVLCARYPLDAMDRQLVRALLVETYTTDTDIAATELSYLKLRLAGHAAEDAKRIAGFVAQRIAAWQKKTNRRLAKLRDAEPRATSQLNPWLAQVDWPGTDAAAVPTSCARTVDGDDDGRGRFYLDKVGRDVPFDSGLEARLLWILNASDLVETFQEQPAAVGYDLDGAERVLYPTIVARLTDGRVVLIDVEPLGHVAFHVNLVKAAAGRAYAHANGWGWLVWTGSRIGIPDLLARPVATATESMLRDLVARGPLHWTALREVRGATGLELLDFLTVVLRNDWRWDRAPFRLSAPPSPRPRT
- a CDS encoding LysR family transcriptional regulator, with amino-acid sequence MEALDMNLLVALDALLDTNSVTLAAQRLHTSPPAMSRTLTRLRGALGDPLLVRAGRSLVPTPRALELRYEVSTLVEQGRSLLAPRGDPDPSALRRTFALQAGDMVLTELAAPLLSAARAQAPGVTLRFLPDSLEGTSALRDGRVDLEVGVIDHADPETTVRRVLADRVIGVAAADHLLVTDRVTVAAYAAARHLSISRNGRAHGPIDDRLALHGRTRRVVATVPNLTSALFAVRGSDLVCPAPALLSASALPALGLRAFEIPLPLPEVAIGMAWHPRNSADGGHRWLRDLVQEILLRSAAAVRPQKQRRGRTDQDTGGGLESR
- a CDS encoding flavin-containing monooxygenase; the protein is MTSGSRVAIVGAGIAGLACAKVLKQEGFPVEVFDRTPDVGGVWSVTRRYPGLRTQNSKDTYHFSDFPMPADYPRVLDGQQMQAYLAAYAARFGLTEHLRLQTEVVAADPVDSGWLLEIRDEGGIHRTSCDHLVIANGVFSDPAMPDYRGADLFGAAGGRLVHASEFLDLESVRGKSVVVVGYGKSACDIATAVSDVAASTSVVARRLFWKVPRTLARVIDFEHLMLTRFGESHFHYLRPGRMDRFLTGPGESVRISNFDLIQELATKQMRLRELGLVPSGRVEEIAESTISLATEGFYEQVANGRVVVHRDTTIAELGGGPKAAPAVRLSTGQVLQADVVVCATGFHQRVPFLTPYVQRRLTDERGNFRLHRQILPLDVPNLTFAGYNSSVISTLNAEVAAHWTAALLTGRLALPPAQQLNEQIDTRLRWMEERANGHHAHGTAITPFAIQNIDEMLADLQFRLPRRTRLAQWFRRVKPESYRGLNRSKAGTGPTAPRRFPIEAELLASEEESGRVSR
- a CDS encoding MFS transporter is translated as MSSIAPVLRGARIANSFAFGLQGFFFAVVLTELPQQKERFGLSDGLIVGSVVLVSLLAGGGSMAAERLALHRSSRDTLRIGLLLVALTGTMTAFAPNTAVLLIALGCYGIALGIVDASTNMQAVFIQHGYGTFILSSFYAAWSAGSITGALFVSGCEALDVTLRESLLMAAGIVLVAGLPLGPRLLAARDAETSPAETVTTGDRTVAVHAYLAFGIAMALVFAIDLAVGNWSALYLTDDLLADSATAALALAAYQGTSLIARLGGDPLVRRFGPRRVVRIAASVGVLGLAIVVAAPGPVVAIFGFLVAGIGMPVIAPLCFSAAGQLTSGSALDALIARLNLFNYAGTLVGGGVVGAVAAAFGHRAGFMVPLFFAAALIVLARMFLSHHEEGELPAPAEEHALLDE
- a CDS encoding GNAT family N-acetyltransferase, which encodes MSNIPVTVDRAGLWDAEALSDVAAATFPLSCPPDATPEDIEIFLTDVLSGERFGEYLSDPARIVLKAIAGDDIVGYAMLVAADPADPAVAQAVGLHPVVEISKMYVLPGHHGTGVSTALMRAALDRAKEDDYPGLWLGVNQENLQARRFYAKYGFTTVGTRTFTVGAQLHHDYVMRLVF
- a CDS encoding alpha/beta fold hydrolase encodes the protein MATFETWDGLELNYRVWEGEGVPVVLQHGVVADTNANWMSTGVVGALRAAGHTVVSLDARGHGRSDKPHEAARYSWDAMARDVRALYDELGFDRVVQVGYSMGGVISLLVAAADERVRRLVIGGIGSGVLDCGGVDRRVVDPPELQAAMRGDGAGAPTKAMMFRVLADAVHADLDAIRAVVTGLDDRPIMSLSGITVPALVLAGDHDPFAAEPERLAAALPNGALSVVPGDHLMAVLAPAFHAALVDFVR